The following proteins come from a genomic window of Falco cherrug isolate bFalChe1 chromosome Z, bFalChe1.pri, whole genome shotgun sequence:
- the NAA35 gene encoding N-alpha-acetyltransferase 35, NatC auxiliary subunit — MVMKASVEDDDSGWELGMPDKMEKSHTSWIDITQDFEEACRELKLGELLHDKLFGLFEAMSAIEMMDPKMDAGMIGNQVNRKVLNFEQAIKDGTIKIKDLTSPELVGIMDTCFCCLITWLEGHSLAQTVFTCLYIHNPDFIEDPAMKAFALGILKICDIAREKVNKAAVFEEEDFQSMTYGFKMANTVTDLRVTGMLKDVEDDMQRRVKSTRSRQGEERDPEVELEHQQCLAVFSRVKFTRVLLTVLIAFTKKETSAVAEAQKLMTQASDLLSAIHNSLHHGIQAQNDTTKGDHPIMMGFEPLVNQRLLPPTFPRYAKIIKREEMVNYFSKLIDRIKTVCEVVNLTNLHCILDFFCEFSEQSPCVLSRSLLQTTFLVDNKKVFGTHLMQDMVKDALRSFVSPPVLSPKCCLYNNHQAKDYIDSFVTHCVRPFCSLIQIHGHNRARQRDKLGHILEEFATLQDEAEKVDAALHSMLLKQEPQRQHLACLGTWVLYHNLRIMIQYLLSGFELELYSMHEYYYIYWYLSEFLYAWLMSTLSRADSSQMAEERIMEEQQKGRSSKKTKKKKKVRPLSREITMSQAYQNMCAGMYKTMIAFDMDGKVRKPKFELDSEQVRYEHRFAPFNSVITPPPVHYLQFKEMSDLNKYSPPPQSSDLYMAASKHFQQAKMILENIPNPDYEVSRILKVAKPNIVVMKLLAGGHKKDSKVPPEFDFSPHKYFPVVKLV, encoded by the exons ATGGTTATGAAAGCTTCAGTAGAAGATGATGATTCAGGATGGGAACTTGGTATGCCTGACAAGATGGAAAAGAGTCATACAAGCTGGATAGATATAACCCAGGATTTTGAAGAGGCTTGTAGAG AACTGAAGTTGGGAGAACTGCTTCATGACAAGCT TTTTGGTCTTTTTGAAGCCATGTCTGCCATTGAAATGATGGATCCCAAGATGGATGCTGGTATGATTGGAAACCAAGTTAACAGAAAGGTTCTTAACTTTGAGCAAGCTATTAAG GATGGCaccataaaaataaaggatCTCACTTCACCTGAGCTGGTAGGAATAATGGAtacatgtttttgttgtttg ATTACATGGTTAGAAGGACATTCCTTGGCACAGACTGTATTCACGTGCCTTTACATTCATAATCCAGACTTCATAGAAGATCCTGCCATGAAGGCTTTTGCACTAGGGATCCTAAAAATCTGTGATATTGCCAGAGAAAAAGTTAACAAAGCAGCTGTTTTTGAGGAG gaagATTTTCAGTCAATGACTTACGGATTTAAAATGGCCAACACTGTGACAGATCTTAGAGTTACAG GTATGCTAAAAGATGTAGAAGATGACATGCAAAGACGAGTGAAG AGTACTCGAAGTCGacaaggagaggagagagatcCAGAAGTTGAACTTGAA CACCAACAGTGTTTAGCTGTGTTCAGCAGAGTCAAGTTTACCCGGGTACTACTGACTGTTCTAATAGCCTTTACCAAAAAAGAG ACGAGTGCAGTTGCAGAAGCTCAGAAACTAATGACTCAGGCATCTGACTTGCTTTCTGCTATCCACAATTCACTGCATCATGGTATACAGGCACAGAATGATACCACTAAAGGAG ATCATCCTATTATGATGGGCTTTGAGCCCCTTGTTAATCAGAGATTGCTGCCACCAACTTTCCCTCGatatgcaaaaataataaaaagggaagaaatggtcaattatttttccaaactaATAGACCGaataaaaactgtgtgtgaAGTAGTCAACTTAACTAATTTGCACTGTATACTG GATTTTTTCTGTGAGTTTAGCGAACAGTCACCATGTGTTCTTTCAAGATCCCTGTTACAG aCAACTTTTCTGGTAGATAACAAGAAGGTATTTGGCACTCACCTCATGCAAGACATGGTAAAAGATGCTTTAAGGTCTTTTGTCAGTCCTCCAGTACTTTCTCCAAA GTGTTGTCTCTATAATAATCATCAGGCGAAAGACTACATTGATTCCTTTGTGACACATTGCGTTCGG CCATTCTGTAGTCTAATTCAAATCCATGGACACAATAGAGCTCGTCAGAGAGATAAACTGGGTCACATTCTTGAAGAATTTGCCACCCTCCAGGATGAG GCAGAGAAAGTAGATGCAGCACTTCATAGTATGTTACTGAAGCAGGAACCACAAAGGCAACATTTGGCTTGCTTGGGCACCTGGGTCCTATATCATAACCTTCGTATTATGATACAGTATCTTCTGAGTGGCTTTGAGTTGGAACTTTACAGTATGCATGAATATTACTACATATATTG GTATCTGTCAGAGTTCCTCTATGCCTGGCTGATGTCAACACTGAGCCGTGCTGACAGCTCTCAAATGGCGGAAGAGAGAATAATGGAGGAACAACAGAAGGGACGTAGtagtaagaaaacaaagaaaaagaaaaaag TTCGCCCTCTCAGCAGAGAGATCACCATGAGTCAAGCATACCAAAATATGTGTGCTGGCATGTACAAG ACAATGATTGCATTTGACATGGATGGCAAAGTAAGAAAACCTAAGTTTGAACTGGATAGTGAACAAGTTAGATATGAGCACAGGTTTGCTCCATTCAACAGTGTTATCACACCACCCCCAGTGCACTACTTGCAGTTTAAA GAAATGTCTGATTTAAATAAGTACAGCCCACCTCCTCAGTCATCAGATCTCTACATGGCAGCTAGCAAACACTTCCAGCAAGCTAAAATGATTCTTGAGAATATTCCTAATCCAGACTATGAG GTCAGTCGAATTCTAAAAGTTGCTAAACCCAATATTGTGGTCATGAAGCTGCTGGCAGGCGGCCACAAAAAAGACTCTAAG gtTCCTCCAGAATTTGACTTCTCCCctcataaatattttccagttgtGAAGCTTGTTTGA